The following are from one region of the Cloacibacterium normanense genome:
- a CDS encoding phosphatase PAP2 family protein, with translation MKNKISSKIFYLVEGITIYALMTFLYKETAILNTLIFPKIDGFLSHLDQKIFGFQPSIEFSKHFNSLYFSELFYFGYFSYYLLPLATFLIIYLKIPQKIEEFSFILIASFLLYYFTFILIPAEGPQFYFPFPENTIEAKGIFGNMVKLIQKNGEVPTAAFPSSHVGISWIVIFWLYQNFRKSVKYFIPFVVLLMFSTVYIKAHYFVDVVAGFISAPIVFFLTFKFYKFLNHKLDVRFN, from the coding sequence TTGAAAAATAAAATTTCTTCCAAGATTTTTTACTTAGTCGAAGGAATTACGATTTACGCTTTGATGACTTTTCTATACAAAGAAACTGCGATTTTAAATACTTTAATTTTCCCAAAAATTGATGGTTTTCTATCTCATTTAGACCAAAAAATATTCGGTTTTCAGCCTTCCATCGAATTTTCAAAACACTTTAATTCATTGTATTTCAGCGAACTATTTTACTTCGGATATTTTTCATATTACCTATTACCATTGGCTACTTTTTTGATTATTTATCTCAAAATTCCACAGAAAATAGAAGAATTTAGTTTCATTTTAATCGCTTCATTTTTACTGTATTATTTCACTTTTATATTGATTCCAGCAGAAGGTCCTCAGTTTTATTTTCCGTTTCCAGAAAACACGATTGAAGCCAAAGGAATTTTCGGAAATATGGTCAAACTCATTCAAAAAAATGGCGAAGTTCCCACCGCTGCTTTCCCAAGTTCACACGTAGGAATTTCTTGGATTGTTATTTTTTGGTTGTATCAAAATTTTAGAAAATCAGTAAAATATTTCATTCCGTTTGTTGTTCTATTGATGTTTTCTACGGTTTACATTAAGGCGCATTATTTTGTAGATGTAGTTGCGGGATTTATTTCTGCGCCGATTGTATTTTTTCTTACCTTTAAGTTTTACAAATTTTTAAACCATAAATTGGATGTCCGTTTCAATTAA
- the mfd gene encoding transcription-repair coupling factor, with product MLKNISQTLIPEFLRKNFGKEIFENLDQNQHISVKGFAGSVPSILVAELFLTQKKDVLFIIDDKESSNYITSELEEMIGEENVLYFPETHLEPYQVEKTQNANIVLRTEVLNRLNFDKKKKIIVATASSLSEKVLKKEDFKAISHTIKVGDQLDFDFTEELLNQFNFNYTDFVSEPGEFSVRGGIVDVFSFAYEKPFRITFFGNEVESIKEFDIETQLSTGKVNDFELVSNMNFAVSGSKVSLLDLLPKDSFIVTKNAYLTVKKLKDFYEKAEQKFETLSKEIKHQKPEILFVSDEVFLQNLEKFKSIDFSSVILNEAKRNEEPLKNKIDSSASLRSAQNDKIKTINLNQTAQPTFHKNFELLAEDLKEKKEEGYETWISFSGEKQKERLESIFEELNHDLPFKSFKSELHEGFVDYELKVSVYTDHQIFDRYQRYKAKNSFAKSEQLTLKDLMSLKVGDYITHIDHGIGKFMGLVKVTNDGKTQECFKLTYKNNDLLYVSIHSLHKISKYNGPDGREIVLNKLGSPTWKTLKQKTKAKVKQIAFDLIKLYAQRKTAKGFSFSPDSYLQNELEASFIYEDTPDQEKATQDVKNDMENDGVMDRLICGDVGFGKTEVAIRAAFKAATDGKQVAVLVPTTILAFQHYRSFKERLKDFPVSISYLNRFRSAKQKNETKEGLKNGKIDIVIGTHQLVGKDIEFKDLGLLIIDEEHKFGVNVKDKLKTLKANIDTLTLTATPIPRTLQFSLMAARDLSVIKTPPPNRQPVDTQIIGFNEEILRDAISYEIQRDGQVYFINNRIENLKDIAGLIQRLVPDARVITGHGQMDGKELEARILDFMEGKYDVLVSTTIVESGVDVPNANTIFINDAQKFGMADLHQMRGRVGRSNRKAFCYLITPPFDMMTSDARKRLEAIEQFSDLGSGFQIAMKDLEIRGAGDLLGAEQSGFINEMGFETYQKLMQEALEELQNEDDFQDLFENEEDRKKLFKSQKEVNIDTDFELMLPDSYVNSTEERLSLYQKLAEILTKEELQKFENELVDRFGNLPKEAINLLKSVELKWLAAEIGFDKIVMKNGIFLGYFPDNPQDKFYQSEKFRNIIAYLSQNPQEAQLKEKSGKEGNQLMMRKDGVKNVDEVNVLLTKILS from the coding sequence ATGCTAAAAAATATTAGTCAAACGCTTATTCCTGAGTTTTTAAGAAAGAATTTTGGAAAAGAAATTTTTGAAAATTTAGACCAAAACCAACATATTTCTGTGAAAGGTTTTGCAGGTTCTGTTCCGTCTATTTTGGTGGCAGAATTATTTCTTACACAGAAGAAAGATGTTCTTTTTATCATTGACGATAAAGAATCTTCTAATTATATCACTTCGGAATTAGAGGAAATGATAGGCGAAGAAAACGTTTTGTATTTTCCTGAAACGCATTTAGAACCTTATCAAGTTGAGAAAACTCAAAATGCAAACATCGTTTTACGAACCGAAGTTCTCAATCGTTTGAATTTTGATAAAAAGAAAAAAATTATCGTTGCCACCGCTTCTTCGCTTTCAGAAAAAGTGTTGAAAAAGGAAGATTTCAAAGCGATTTCTCACACGATAAAAGTTGGCGACCAACTGGATTTTGATTTTACTGAAGAATTATTGAATCAGTTCAATTTTAATTATACCGATTTCGTTTCTGAACCTGGAGAATTTTCTGTGAGAGGCGGAATTGTTGACGTTTTTTCTTTCGCTTACGAAAAACCTTTCAGAATTACTTTTTTCGGAAATGAAGTAGAAAGTATTAAGGAATTTGACATCGAAACTCAACTTTCCACAGGAAAAGTCAATGACTTTGAATTGGTTTCTAATATGAATTTTGCGGTTTCAGGAAGCAAGGTTTCTCTATTGGATTTATTGCCAAAAGATAGTTTCATTGTGACTAAAAATGCTTATCTCACCGTAAAAAAACTCAAAGATTTCTACGAAAAAGCAGAACAAAAATTTGAAACGTTAAGCAAAGAAATCAAGCATCAAAAACCAGAAATTCTTTTCGTTTCTGATGAAGTTTTCCTGCAAAATTTAGAAAAATTCAAAAGTATAGATTTTTCATCTGTCATTCTGAATGAAGCAAAGCGAAATGAAGAACCTCTTAAAAATAAAATAGATTCTTCGGCTTCACTTCGTTCCGCTCAGAATGACAAAATTAAAACGATAAATCTCAATCAAACCGCACAACCAACCTTCCACAAAAACTTTGAGCTTCTCGCCGAAGATTTAAAAGAAAAAAAAGAAGAAGGTTATGAAACTTGGATTTCTTTTTCGGGAGAAAAACAAAAGGAAAGATTAGAGAGTATTTTTGAGGAGCTGAATCACGATTTACCGTTTAAATCTTTCAAATCTGAGCTTCATGAAGGCTTTGTAGATTACGAACTAAAAGTTTCGGTATATACAGATCATCAGATTTTTGATCGTTACCAAAGATATAAAGCCAAAAATTCTTTTGCCAAATCTGAGCAATTAACGCTAAAAGATTTAATGTCTCTAAAAGTGGGCGATTACATTACGCATATTGACCACGGAATTGGAAAATTCATGGGATTGGTGAAAGTTACCAATGATGGAAAAACACAAGAATGTTTCAAATTGACGTATAAAAACAACGATTTACTCTACGTTTCTATTCATTCGCTTCATAAAATTTCAAAATATAACGGTCCAGATGGAAGAGAAATTGTTCTGAATAAATTGGGTTCTCCAACTTGGAAAACTTTAAAGCAAAAAACCAAAGCAAAAGTTAAACAAATTGCATTTGACCTCATCAAATTATATGCTCAGAGAAAAACGGCAAAAGGTTTTTCGTTTTCGCCGGATTCTTATTTGCAGAATGAATTAGAGGCGAGTTTCATTTACGAAGATACTCCAGATCAGGAAAAAGCAACGCAAGATGTGAAAAATGATATGGAAAATGATGGTGTAATGGACCGCTTAATCTGTGGAGATGTAGGTTTCGGAAAAACAGAAGTGGCAATTCGTGCGGCTTTCAAAGCGGCAACCGATGGAAAACAAGTCGCGGTTTTAGTTCCTACCACGATTTTGGCATTTCAACATTACCGAAGTTTCAAAGAAAGATTGAAAGATTTTCCTGTCAGTATTTCCTATTTGAACCGTTTCCGTTCTGCTAAACAAAAAAATGAAACCAAAGAAGGACTCAAAAATGGTAAAATTGATATTGTTATCGGAACGCATCAATTGGTAGGAAAAGATATAGAATTCAAAGATTTAGGTCTTTTAATTATTGACGAAGAACATAAATTCGGCGTAAATGTAAAAGATAAACTCAAAACGTTAAAAGCAAATATTGACACTTTGACTTTAACCGCAACGCCAATTCCGAGAACGCTTCAGTTTTCTTTGATGGCAGCAAGAGATTTATCGGTCATTAAAACGCCACCGCCAAATCGTCAACCAGTTGATACACAAATTATTGGATTTAATGAAGAAATTCTTAGAGATGCGATTTCTTACGAAATTCAAAGAGACGGACAGGTTTATTTCATTAATAATAGAATTGAAAATCTGAAAGATATTGCAGGATTAATTCAGCGTTTGGTTCCAGATGCGAGAGTCATTACAGGTCACGGACAAATGGACGGAAAAGAATTGGAGGCCAGAATTCTGGATTTTATGGAAGGGAAATATGATGTTTTGGTTTCCACCACGATTGTAGAATCTGGAGTAGACGTTCCGAATGCGAACACGATTTTCATTAATGATGCGCAGAAATTCGGGATGGCAGATTTGCACCAAATGCGAGGTAGAGTTGGGCGAAGCAACCGAAAAGCGTTTTGTTATCTGATTACGCCACCGTTTGATATGATGACTTCGGATGCCAGAAAACGTTTGGAAGCGATAGAGCAGTTTTCGGATTTGGGAAGCGGTTTCCAGATTGCGATGAAAGATTTAGAAATCAGAGGAGCTGGAGATTTACTGGGAGCAGAACAGAGTGGTTTTATCAATGAAATGGGCTTTGAAACCTATCAAAAATTGATGCAAGAAGCTTTGGAAGAATTACAAAATGAAGACGATTTCCAAGATTTATTTGAGAATGAAGAAGACCGCAAAAAATTATTCAAATCTCAGAAAGAAGTCAACATTGATACAGATTTTGAGTTGATGTTGCCAGATTCTTACGTGAATTCTACGGAAGAAAGACTGTCTTTATATCAAAAATTGGCAGAAATCCTTACTAAAGAAGAATTGCAAAAATTTGAAAATGAATTGGTTGATAGATTCGGGAATTTACCGAAAGAAGCCATCAATTTACTGAAATCTGTAGAACTGAAATGGCTCGCAGCGGAAATAGGTTTTGATAAAATCGTGATGAAAAACGGAATCTTTCTAGGCTATTTCCCAGATAATCCTCAAGATAAATTTTACCAAAGCGAAAAATTCAGAAATATTATCGCTTATCTTTCTCAAAATCCACAAGAAGCTCAACTTAAGGAAAAATCTGGCAAAGAAGGCAATCAACTCATGATGAGAAAAGATGGTGTGAAAAATGTAGATGAGGTAAATGTTCTATTGACCAAAATTTTAAGTTAG
- a CDS encoding carbonic anhydrase yields MKAHTSETQSTITPEKALLFLQEGNQRFVNNLKVNRNLLEQVNDTREGQWPFATVLSCIDSRTSAELIFDQGLGDIFSIRIAGNFANQDILGSMEFACNVAGSKLVVVLGHTKCGALKGGLDAPQIEGLGMDNLNHLIYHFEPCIHEIIKEGEERSSKNDDLLDRLTLCNIKKTIEDIRHQSSTLRNLEKEGKIKIVGANYDVETGVVTWL; encoded by the coding sequence ATGAAAGCACATACTTCAGAAACTCAATCTACGATTACCCCAGAAAAAGCACTTCTTTTTTTACAAGAAGGAAACCAAAGATTTGTAAACAATCTTAAAGTAAACAGAAACCTTCTTGAGCAAGTAAACGATACCAGAGAAGGACAATGGCCTTTTGCTACGGTACTCAGTTGTATTGACAGTAGAACTTCTGCAGAACTTATTTTCGACCAAGGTTTGGGTGATATTTTCAGCATCAGAATTGCAGGAAATTTTGCCAATCAAGATATTTTAGGCTCTATGGAATTTGCTTGTAATGTAGCAGGTTCTAAATTGGTGGTGGTTTTAGGACATACCAAATGTGGCGCTCTAAAAGGTGGACTAGATGCTCCTCAAATTGAAGGACTCGGGATGGACAATCTTAATCACCTTATCTATCATTTCGAGCCTTGCATCCACGAAATCATCAAAGAAGGAGAAGAACGTTCTTCTAAAAATGATGATTTATTAGATAGATTAACGCTTTGTAATATCAAAAAAACCATCGAAGATATTCGTCACCAAAGTTCTACTTTAAGAAATTTAGAGAAAGAAGGAAAGATAAAAATTGTAGGTGCAAATTACGATGTGGAAACTGGAGTTGTAACATGGCTCTAG
- the pth gene encoding aminoacyl-tRNA hydrolase, giving the protein MKYLIVGLGNKGEEYAETRHNIGFKVAEKIAQTLEAPFKSANFGWISEGKYKGRKVFVLKPDTYMNLSGNAVRFWMQKENIPLENVLVVTDDLALPFGTLRLRKKGSDAGHNGLKNIQEVLQTQNYARLRFGISADFSEGKQVDYVLGKWNEEELKTLQDRIDIFAKACLSFVFAGVNNTMNTFNGK; this is encoded by the coding sequence ATGAAATACTTAATCGTAGGTTTAGGAAACAAAGGTGAAGAATACGCAGAAACGCGTCATAATATTGGTTTTAAAGTAGCCGAAAAAATTGCACAAACTTTAGAAGCTCCGTTTAAATCAGCTAATTTTGGTTGGATTTCTGAAGGAAAATACAAAGGCAGAAAAGTTTTTGTTCTTAAACCAGATACCTACATGAATCTTTCTGGGAATGCCGTTCGTTTTTGGATGCAGAAAGAAAATATTCCGTTAGAAAATGTTTTGGTGGTTACGGATGATTTGGCACTTCCTTTCGGAACTTTAAGATTAAGAAAAAAAGGTTCTGATGCTGGTCATAATGGTTTAAAAAATATTCAGGAAGTTTTACAAACACAAAATTACGCAAGATTGCGTTTCGGGATTTCTGCAGATTTTTCCGAAGGAAAACAAGTAGATTATGTTCTCGGGAAATGGAATGAAGAAGAACTCAAAACTTTGCAAGACAGAATAGATATTTTCGCAAAAGCGTGTTTATCATTCGTTTTTGCAGGAGTTAATAATACGATGAATACTTTTAATGGGAAATAG